The stretch of DNA GTTTTTTACGCTCTAAAGTCGTTAGGATTTTTTCAGATTCTGAAAAGTCCTCTGGTTGGAACTGAATATTTTCAATACGAACACTGTCACCACGAGCTTGGTTAAAGCCAATCGCATTTTTGATCAGGTCTTCGTATTTTTTAAGTTCTTCGGGTGAACGAGCCGTCCATTTAGTTTCAGTTGTACCGTCTTCTTTTGTAGTTGTGGCTGTAATACCGTCAACGACAACCGCCACACTTACACGCTCTAATGCTCCCGCCGCTTCACGGATATTGCGGGTCGCCTTAGAAACTTCGAAGTTAATGGTTTTAAGTTCTTTTTTGACATCTTGTTTAAATCCCACCGTGCCTTGATCTTCGGCACCTGGCAAATTCGAACGAGACCCCGGAACACCAGATGGATTCACGCGGGAACCATCCAAAGATTCTTCTTCGGATTGTTGTGAACGAATCGCCGTTTTGTCGGGATCCACAGATTCCTCAACAGAAGAAATCACCCGGTGATTCAATGTCGCGTCTACTTTCGCGACTACTTTCGCGTGTCCTACCACTTTTGTAAGGATATCTTCAACACGGTCTTTAAGATCATTTTCAATTTTTGCTTTCAGATCTAACAATTCGTTAGATCCACCGGTCGTCCCATCAGACGTCCGAGTTAAAACTTTACCACGTTCATCCAAAACCGCGACTTTATCTGCATCTAAACCCTCAACGGCATTGGCGACAAGATAACGAATCCCGCGAATTTGTTCGGGAGCTAATTCTTTACCTTGACGAAGTTCCACGACAACCGATGCGGAAGCTTGGCTGCCTTCTTCAAGAAAAGTCTTTTTATTAGGAAGAGCTAAGATTACTTTAGATTGTTTGACGGCTGTCAGGGTGTTGATGGCTCTCATCAACTCGCCTTGAAGGGCCCGTTGATAGTTGATTTTTTGCGCGTAAGAATTCATCCCAAAATCTTGCTTATCAAAAATCTCTAGACCGATAGAGCCCATCTTTGGGGAACCGATTTCAGACATCAACGTCATTTGCGTAGAGTGTAAAAGTTCTTTTGGAATAGCGATTGTTTTACCTTCGTCACGCAATTGGAAAGGAATGTTTTTTTCATTCAACTTTGCCACCATGGACGACACTTGCTCAGATGGGATGTTAGTGAAAAGAGGAACATAGTCTTTGCCTGATGCCATGAAAAGCATCGTCATCAACGCAAAAACCGCAATCACGGTCACTGCAATGACAGAAAGTCTTTTAGTTGGGCCTAAGTTCTTAAAGAACTCGCGAAACTGAATGACCAATCCACCAAAAATCTTGTTCAAGTATTCCTCCGTAACTCAACTCTTCTTTTTCACGCACATCCTGCGCGCTACCTAACCACTGCTCCAGCCTGCGCGCCAACGGGCGCTTCGGCTTCCAACGCCTTGGCCTATCGGCCTTAAACCTGCATCTTCATAACTTCTTGATATGCATCGATGATTTTATTTCTCACTTGAACCATGACTTTCAAAGCGATATCCGCTTTTTCCGCCGCGATCATAACATCTGCCACGTTATCAGTTTTACCCGTAGCAAGATCTTGCATTGCTTTGTCTGATGATTTTTGCATTTCGTTGACGCCGCTCACCGCTTCTTTCAAAGTGTCGGCAAAACTTTTTCCTGCACCCGTTGTCGAAGTAGAGTTAGAAACTCCGCCTTCAATGGCAAGCGATTGAGAGTCTCGGGTGATACCGGTGTCAAGAAACCGATTCGAATTTGAAACTGTAAAACCTGCCATATGCCCATCCTGTGCGTATAACTAAATTGTAATATACCTGAGTGCGAATAGTCCTAAAAAATTGGCCTAGTCCTGGAACTATCTTCCTATCTCTAAGGCAGACAGAGCCATATCTTTTGACGCTTGAAGAGCTGTCACATTGGCCTCATAGGAACGCGATGCCTGTATCATATTGGTCATCTCTTCCATCAAATTGATGTTGGGATATGCGACGTATCCTTCAGGATTTGCATCAGGATGGTCCGGCTCATATTTAAGTAACGGCGCCTTGCGATCTGAGATAATATCCGTAACCTGGACCCGCTGAAAACTGCCCTTTGGATCTGTAGACGTAATGATCTCGCCAAAATTCTTAGCATCTGGCATCGACTCGAAAACCACGTCCTTACGGCGATAAGGCCCCCCTTCAGGAGTCTGGGTCGTATTAATATTGGCGATGTTACTCGCAATGGTGTTCATGCGCATTCTTTGCGCCGCCATACCACTGCTGGAAACTCTCATGCCCGTTAAAAAATCAGCCATTATCTACCTTCACTCGCTGCATACTTTAACGCTGCCATCTTTTTATTGATCAGCTGCAACGCCGCTTTGTACATGACGGCATTTTCTGACAACGCAGACATTTCTTTTTCTACATCAACGGTGTTGCCATCATTATTAACTTGGCCTTCGGGATCTTCGTAAATGTCGGGACGAGTTTTTGAGATGGACGTACCGCCTACAGCAAAATGTTCGCTGTTGCTGGTGCTTAAGCCCTTGGCGCCATCAGTATCGAGAGCTCTTTGCAAGGCCCCTTCGAAATCAAGTTTTTTTGCTTGATAGCCCGGCGTCTCGGCATTGGCAATATTTGATGAAGTCACGTTGTGACGAAGTTGGCGCATGGCCAAGGACGTCGCTAAGGCATTGGTTGTTTTGTCAAAAAGACCGCTGCTCATAACACCCCTTCCATTCTATATTCGTTCAATTTATTTCTTAATGTTCTAATACTAATCCCTAACATCTGCGCCGCGCGAGTGCGGTTCTGCGCTGTAAGTTCCAAGGTCTGTAAAATAAGACGCTTTTCCACCTCAGAAAGGGACATCCCTGGCGCAAAATCCAGGGCTAGATCTTCATTAACAGCCTCAAACTGAATAGCGTCGGCTTCAATGTGTGAAGATTTTGCAAGAACCACGGCTCTTTCCACCACGTTCTCAAGCTCGCGGATATTGCCAGGCCAATTCCAAGAGTTCAAACGACCATAAGCTTCGGCCGATAAAGACATCCCATTTTTGCCGTGCATAATTTGTGATACTTCTAAAATGAAATTCACGATTTTGCCGAAATCAGTCGCGCGATCTTCCAAGCGTGGCATTTCTAAATGAACCACCGCGAGTTTATAAAACAAGTCCTGACGGAATTGCTCTTGTTTTACCAAGGCACGAATATCACGACGTGAAGTTGAAATGAAACGCGGTCGAGTCGCATCAGTACGCTCTACCAACTTCATCAATTCCCCTTGAAGGGCTAGACTTGCACAATCAAGATCTTCGATCAAAAGGGTGCCGCCGTCGACGCGGTTGAAATCAAATCCGCCCGAGTTTTTGCAATCCAAAACATAAAGTCTTGGCGAGCGACTTTTAGCGTAAATGTAACGAGCCAAACTAGTTTTACCCACGCCCGCTTCACCCACCACCAATAAACTGGCTTGAGTAGCCGCAAGTTGCAAACCCAGTTGCTTCACTTCATGCATCTTTCTATCTTCAATAGTCAACGCATCGAAATCAAAGTAAGACATCCAAACTCCTATTTACCTTGCTCGTTCTCAGACATAGCTGGAATTCTTTTAATATATTTCTTGTAGTCATCGCGCCAACTGGAGTTCTTAAGCTGCTCTTGAGCTAAGTTTTTCCAGAATTCGCTTTTATCACCTTTAAAATCACTCCAAGCTTCCGCGGCCTTTTTAGACTCGCCACGCTTAAAGTAAATTTGTCCTAACTTGTAACGAATCGAAGAAAGGGGACGTGTTTCTTCGTATTTTTCTAAGAGTTTTTCGAATGCCGCGATCGCTTTGTCGTCTTCACCCTTGGACAAAAGCGTTTCACCCAAAGACTCTAAGGCCTTGGCGTGAACAGCCGGAGCTACTTTACCGGAATCTGTTTGTAACTGATCCACCATTTCCAAAGCTTGGATGGCTTCCGGAAAACGACCTTGCTTCAATTGAAGCTCTGCCAGTTTCAAATAAGGTTCCGCGACGAGTTCCGGCTGACCCTTCCAGGTTCTTAAAAGCTCACCCAAGTAACGGATGGCAGATTCATTATCGCCGCGTTTTTCCAACAACTTCACCGCTATGTTGACAC from Bdellovibrio bacteriovorus encodes:
- the flgC gene encoding flagellar basal body rod protein FlgC gives rise to the protein MADFLTGMRVSSSGMAAQRMRMNTIASNIANINTTQTPEGGPYRRKDVVFESMPDAKNFGEIITSTDPKGSFQRVQVTDIISDRKAPLLKYEPDHPDANPEGYVAYPNINLMEEMTNMIQASRSYEANVTALQASKDMALSALEIGR
- a CDS encoding sigma 54-interacting transcriptional regulator; amino-acid sequence: MSYFDFDALTIEDRKMHEVKQLGLQLAATQASLLVVGEAGVGKTSLARYIYAKSRSPRLYVLDCKNSGGFDFNRVDGGTLLIEDLDCASLALQGELMKLVERTDATRPRFISTSRRDIRALVKQEQFRQDLFYKLAVVHLEMPRLEDRATDFGKIVNFILEVSQIMHGKNGMSLSAEAYGRLNSWNWPGNIRELENVVERAVVLAKSSHIEADAIQFEAVNEDLALDFAPGMSLSEVEKRLILQTLELTAQNRTRAAQMLGISIRTLRNKLNEYRMEGVL
- the flgB gene encoding flagellar basal body rod protein FlgB translates to MSSGLFDKTTNALATSLAMRQLRHNVTSSNIANAETPGYQAKKLDFEGALQRALDTDGAKGLSTSNSEHFAVGGTSISKTRPDIYEDPEGQVNNDGNTVDVEKEMSALSENAVMYKAALQLINKKMAALKYAASEGR
- the fliE gene encoding flagellar hook-basal body complex protein FliE, coding for MAGFTVSNSNRFLDTGITRDSQSLAIEGGVSNSTSTTGAGKSFADTLKEAVSGVNEMQKSSDKAMQDLATGKTDNVADVMIAAEKADIALKVMVQVRNKIIDAYQEVMKMQV
- the fliF gene encoding flagellar basal-body MS-ring/collar protein FliF; protein product: MNKIFGGLVIQFREFFKNLGPTKRLSVIAVTVIAVFALMTMLFMASGKDYVPLFTNIPSEQVSSMVAKLNEKNIPFQLRDEGKTIAIPKELLHSTQMTLMSEIGSPKMGSIGLEIFDKQDFGMNSYAQKINYQRALQGELMRAINTLTAVKQSKVILALPNKKTFLEEGSQASASVVVELRQGKELAPEQIRGIRYLVANAVEGLDADKVAVLDERGKVLTRTSDGTTGGSNELLDLKAKIENDLKDRVEDILTKVVGHAKVVAKVDATLNHRVISSVEESVDPDKTAIRSQQSEEESLDGSRVNPSGVPGSRSNLPGAEDQGTVGFKQDVKKELKTINFEVSKATRNIREAAGALERVSVAVVVDGITATTTKEDGTTETKWTARSPEELKKYEDLIKNAIGFNQARGDSVRIENIQFQPEDFSESEKILTTLERKKLIHALFKWALLGFSLALFFFIVVRPFMQWITDSFQDSVEEMLPRTIEELEELQSVDNTLPGMSTALPVLQESIDPEKAESELLKDRIMASMGRDEEKAANAFGMWLVRKDT